DNA from Intestinimonas massiliensis (ex Afouda et al. 2020):
GTTACCGCCGCCCAGAGAACCAATGCTACGCATAGTGCGATTGAGATTAACCTGGTCCGCACAGTGCAACTGGGTCAGATCGATTTCAGCATTCAAAGCATGCAGCTCATCACGCACCTCACGACCGTAGGGGATCTCCTTGCGGATCAGCTCATCCAGCTTGGCAAAGTCGACCTCACGTTCAACGAGCTCCACAGTTTCCATGCCGCAGCCGATATCGACCCCAACCATACCGGGAACGATCTTATCCTGGATGGTCATTGTGGTACCAATCGTGCAGCCCTTACCTGCATGTACGTCAGGCATAATGCGGATCTTACAACCGGCAAACTCCGGCTGGTCGCAAACCGCCTTGATCTGATTTGCCGCCAGTTCCTCCAACTCGGGAGTATAGCAAACGGCAGCATTATATAAACCTCGAATCGTAACCATAACGATCTCCTTTTTAACTCTCTCGTTTAATATTACGTGTTCATGCATCTTACAGCAATAGTTTTCGGCATTCATTGCAAAATAAAAACAGCAGGAGATGATAACAGCAATGTTATCACCTCCTGCATCAACAGCGTTATGCCACTATGGCTGCGTAGCGCTCGGAACCCAGCACATTCATCATGAAGGCGTAGGGCGACAGGATACCAGCCTTCAGCATGGAGAAGATGCGAGGGTTGCAGCCAGACACCAGTGCGACGCCCTTATCATTGACCTTTACGGGCTGCTGCTGATTCCTGCTTGCCACATTCCAGAACACCACTTCAGGCAGGTGGTAGCCATGCTCTGCAAAGAGTTGCCGTGCATACTCGAAGTTGGTCAAAGAACAATCTTCGGTACAGTAGTCGAACTCCATATCAGAGATGATGTAGATCTTGGCAGGCATATCCTTCTGAGGTACCCGGTTCTTCACAGCAGTCTTCAGGATCAGCTCGAACACACGCTGGATATTCGTGTTGGCTACCTCGTTGAACTGGTGACAGTAACGGACCTTTTCATAGATATCCTTACCCTTGATCTCAACCAGCTTGGGATTCTCAGAGAAGGTAATGAAATGGTTTTGGAATGCGCCGGTGTTACGCTCGGCATAGTAGATACCCAAAGACAGCGCCACAGTTGCGGGAATGGGATCCGCACCACCATACATGGAGCCGGAGCCATCAATGACGACCAGAGCGTTCTCCTCGCCAGTGAAATCCTCCTGGGCCTTCCAGGTGGCATCGATAGCCGTGCGCTCAGCATCGGAGATAGAGCCTCTATTGAAGAAGGGCTTGATCATCTCATACGGAGTCAGGGCACCGGTATGAATCTGCTCCACCCCCTCTGCGACTCGATTCATGAAGTTGCCGTAACGCTCGCCATCATTCCGCATGAAAGCCTGACGGTACTTGAACATCGCCTTAGAGGGCTGCTTGGAGTAATCGAAGGTGTAGTCTTTTTTGCGAAGATTATTCTCAATGATGCCGATCTTCGCACGCAGGGCACTCAGCGTCTTGCGGTACTGGGCATCGTTCATACCCATTGCACGAGCAATACGCTTTGCCTGACGAACAGTATCATCATTGGATGCATTAACAGAAGGCAGCCACTTGGCCAGCAGGGATATAGAGTCACCGGCCTCCAAAGCTGCACAATCTGCAGTCAACTGCTTTTTAATCTGCTGCAGGGCCTTACCTTCGCAAGTAGTGCTCATCAGAGCCAGCAGGTCATCGTAACGACCATACTCCGCAATGTACTGGATGTTTTTCTCCAGAGACTGGGGCTCATTGGCCGCCAACCACTTGAGGATGGTACGGAACACACGGCGCTCACCAATACCACCACGGATATCACGTGCAAAGAACAAGGTCTTCATCGCCAGGTCTGAATCCTCAGCATAGGCACGGAGGAAGCGATTGGTGATCTCCTCATCACTTTCTCTACGCAGCGCACCGATCGTTGCAAACAGATCCAAACATTCAGACTGGGTGGAACGATATGTAGCTGCGCCATTCTCGGTATAGGTCATGTTCGCCTCTTTTTTCAGAAACTTAAGCATGTAAAATCACTCCTCCGTGACAGAATTAATAGAACAAGGCACCATTAGGGATTTGAACCCAACGTAAGAGACGTTACCAATCATTGCTGTTGGTGCCTTTGGTGGCAAGGCGCTGCTGTCTTCAGTTCCGGCAACTTCGGACAACTATGCAATCATTCATCGCTACTGCCGGGGATTAGATAAGTGGCTCAAGAGCATGAGCCAGACCTTTGCGCTCTTGCTGTCCGCGCCTTTAACAAGATGCCATTTTGTGATTTGCCACTTTCGTGAGCTGTTATTTTCCCGGCAGCCCACTACCTGCAGTAGCTTCGGACTCAAAACCGTCA
Protein-coding regions in this window:
- a CDS encoding DUF2828 family protein, which gives rise to MLKFLKKEANMTYTENGAATYRSTQSECLDLFATIGALRRESDEEITNRFLRAYAEDSDLAMKTLFFARDIRGGIGERRVFRTILKWLAANEPQSLEKNIQYIAEYGRYDDLLALMSTTCEGKALQQIKKQLTADCAALEAGDSISLLAKWLPSVNASNDDTVRQAKRIARAMGMNDAQYRKTLSALRAKIGIIENNLRKKDYTFDYSKQPSKAMFKYRQAFMRNDGERYGNFMNRVAEGVEQIHTGALTPYEMIKPFFNRGSISDAERTAIDATWKAQEDFTGEENALVVIDGSGSMYGGADPIPATVALSLGIYYAERNTGAFQNHFITFSENPKLVEIKGKDIYEKVRYCHQFNEVANTNIQRVFELILKTAVKNRVPQKDMPAKIYIISDMEFDYCTEDCSLTNFEYARQLFAEHGYHLPEVVFWNVASRNQQQPVKVNDKGVALVSGCNPRIFSMLKAGILSPYAFMMNVLGSERYAAIVA